Part of the Falco biarmicus isolate bFalBia1 chromosome 4, bFalBia1.pri, whole genome shotgun sequence genome, gccagctgccccagccacaACCCCGGcacccagcatcccccagcacccctggtCTCTGATCCAGCCCTAATAACTGCACGGTGCCAGCCCCTTCCTGCACCGTACCAGTTGCCACAGCAACTCGGCAGCGTAGCCAAAATGGTGCTGCTTGGCCTTGcgtgggcagggctggcacccaTGCTGGGAGGCACGGCCACCCCAAAACCCGGGCCACGGGAGCAGCATGGCCCCGCCACGGGGAAACCGAGGCACCATCCTGGCAGACCCCTGACTGTGGGATGCTGGGACCTAGGTGTGCTAAAAATATCCTCCTGCGAGCAGCGGCACCGTGCAGGTGCGAGGCCGGCAGAGAAGGACAGCTTGGCTGATGGGAGCTGACGCGGCCCCCGGCTCCGGTTCCGCTTAATGAGCAGCCGAGGAGGGTTTATTTAAAGCCGGCGCTGGCTGCAGGACCCGTGTGGCTGGCCATGGACCGGCCAGCGGAGCTGCCCGTGGCTGTGGGGCCAGGGCACGTCTCAGCATCCCTGTCCTAGACCTGCCCCAAGCATCCCCTGACCACCCACTCACCCCCAAACCCTgccctcaccccctgccctgagATCTGGGTGTGCACCCGGGGCAGTGATGCTCATCACCGGTCCCCTCCTCTTTTCCAGTGTCTTGTTCTAGGGGATTTTTGCCCCAAAGTGGGGCAGAGGGGACGTCCTCATTGGGACGAGCTCCTCACAAATGTGACATCTGCCACCACTGCTAGCAAAAGGAGCAGAGAAAGCCAGCTCATCTGGCAGTGAGCACCAATGGGGGGGTTCAgctgctccccccagctcctgggcagCCCCAGTGACAGCCTCTGGGCACGCCCCAGGGCATGAGCTGCACCATcccctgcacaggcagcagctgaagcaattAGGGTGTAATTAGGGTGACACTTGGTCACCACACAGCAGCCCCAAGCCCTGTCCAGTGTGCCCCGCCAGGAccctgtgcaggcagggtgggTAGGTCACTGTGCTGGAAAGAGGCAGTGCCGGGGGGTTATTGTGGGCTGGGTGTCACCGCGTCTGCCACCATGATTGCACGTCCTGGGTCCCATGGTCCCATGGGCACCTCAATGCCAGGGACACTGTAATCCCATGCCCTGGGCTCCATGACACCAGTGGCAGTGTGATCCCACAGCCAAGCACCTATGATCCCATGGGCACCTCGATCCCATGCCCAGGCACCCAACATTCCCAGGAGCATTGTGATCCCATGATCACTGCGATCCCATGCCCCAGGCACCCATCATGCCACGATCGCAGGGGCGTGGAGACCCCACACGGCAGGTAGTGGGATCCCAGGGGCACCATCACCCCATGCTCAAGAGCATGGTGTGCCCCTCGCTTCTGCCCCCTTACTTGGGTGGTTGGGGGTCGTGGCGGGGAGCTGGCATCTCGCTGGGTACAGCCCTTTCCAccctcttcagctgcagctaAATATAGTCCCGACGGCTCcgctggcagctctgccagcagtggggggctctgccagccgGGGGGCTCGAGGCACCCATCTGGCTGCATGGCTGGGGTGCTGTGAGGCGTGAGACGGCGCGGGGAGCACTGCGCCGCGGGGTGACTGGGGCCACGGGCTCAGGCTGGGCAGGGGATTTTAGGAAAATCCTTTTGCTTAGTGCTGGCGTCACCTCCCGGCTGCCTGGGACCCCCGAGCACAGGGGGCTGTGGCGGGAGCTGGGGCGCATTGGGGGACCCCAGTGTGCTGGCCCCGGGGGACAGTGCCGGGGGTGCCCGCGCCAGCCCCGGTGTGCAGGTGCCCTCCCGTGGCTGGCACGGGAACAGTGGGCGCGCCCGCAGCTGGGCCCCTGCCGGGGGGTGCCCCGGGGGGAGCCGGGGACGGGAGCCCCCCACGCAGGGGGACAGGGGTGCTGCCAATCCGCGCATGGCCCCCCCACAGACACAGCCCCAGtctgggaaaaaatataattagttTTTAATGAGCAATTCCAGCCGCCAAGGGGCCGAAAACCCCACGGGACCCCTGGGTGGGCCAGGCCACCCTGTGGCACCCACTGGGGCTGAGCCAGCCCCCTACAGCACAGCCTCGCCACTGTGGGGCTGAGTCTgggacccccagcacccagccgtTGTGGGCCTGAGCCCCAGACAGCGCAGTCTCATCAGTGTGGGGCTGAgcctcccagcacccagccagcacagggctgagccccACGGCACCCCGTGGCATGGGACCAAGCCTGGAGAACACCCAGCAAATGCGGGTGTGAGCTGTGGGGTAccccccacagcacccagctgccTCCCCGCACCCGTCTCACAGGGAGGGTGCCCCATAGCACCCAGCTCCATGCTGCATCCCTCCTAGGGGGAGCATGCCCATGGTGCATGGGGGTCCAGGAGCCCCCACAGTGCAGAGCACCCCATCAGCACATGGCTgtgtcctcctcctcttcttcctcctcctcctcttcttcctcctcttcctcgtTATTCTCGTCCTCATCCTTGCCGCTGGGCAGCTGTCCCGGGGGAGCAGGTGGGAAGGGGGGGCCACACTCCAGGTTGACGTAGGTGACAGCCAGGTTGACATAGTGCTCACCCTCCAGCGTGGCCAGGACATGCTCCAGCTCACCCACCAGCCCCGTGAAGGACGGCCTCTCCTCAGGTGCTGGtgcccagcagctcagcatcaCCCCATACCTGCCCCGACATGCCCATCAGCACTGGTGgccccctggggacaccccacaccacccccctgcccaccccccagccccactcacaGGGTGTCGGGGcagtggcagggctgtggcaggcGTCTCCCCCGCAGCAGGTAGCGGGCCATGTCGTAGGGGTCCACACCGGGGTACGGCGATGCCCCCCGCGTCAGCAGCTCCCACATGAGCACCCCAAAGGACCACTGCCAAGCAGAGGGCTGCCATGGCGGGgccaggtgggatggggacaggggataggggacagggacaggggctGTGCCTACCACATCTGACTTGGTGGTGAATTTTTGGGTCTGGAGGCTCTCCAGCGCCATCCACTTGACGGGCAGCTTGGCGTGGCGGTGCTGCCGGACGCTGTAGTACTCCTTGCCAAACACATCCCGTGCCAGCCCGAAATCAGCCACCTTCACCGTCAGTGTCTCATCCAGCCTATGGGACACTGGTTTTGGGGGGCACGACTGGGCAGCATCCCCCATGCCCACCCCCAGGGTGACCTCATGGGGGGGTCTGGCAGGCACAGCCACACTCACATGCAGTTCCTGGCTGCGAGGTCCCGATGCACAAACTTCTTCTGGGCCAGGTACTCCATGCCCAGGGCCACCTGTAGCCCAAAGCCAATGAGGTCCTTCAGTGTGGGGCTCTGCAGGGTGGAAGCAGTGTGAGCCAAGCTTGGGGGTcttccccccaacccctgcTCAGGGTACCCCCCTACCTGCTCCTGGGTGCGGATGAAGTGGCGCAGGTCCCCGTGGCGCATGTAGGGCAGCACGACGAGCGGCAGCCCGTGGCGGGGCAGGCACACCCCCAGCAGCGAGAGCACCTGAGGGTGGTGGAAGCTCTTCATAAGGATGCCCTCACGCAGGaactcctccacctcctccacGTCCGTGATGCCTGCCGAGAGCTGAGCTGTGGAGGGCCCCGCCACCACGCCATGCCGCGGGGCTGCGCCATGTGAGCGAGCACTACTCACGGTGCAGGGACTTGATGGCGCAGTGGAGGTCCCCCAGCAGTGGGTCCATGTAGGTGCCATGGTAGACGCTGCCAAAGTGCCCTTTGGGGACAGGTGGCGTAACGTGAAGCTGGCGCCACACACAGTGAGTGGGTGATGCCACGGCCAAATCAGGGTGCAGTATCACCTTTGCCGATGACCCGGTGGCGGTGGGTGATGAGCCGCTCCTCAGGGATGAGGATGTCCTtcacctcctccagcagctccggTTGCAGGTCCTCCAGGCAGCAGGATGTGGCCCTGAGCAGGGGCATGGGGGAGCCACCGCCTGCCATGCCAGCACCGGCACCAGCACTGGCGAATCGTGCCCGTGGCCCTGCTGGGCCAGGACTGGCTGCCgtgggcagcactgctgggacaggcagaggcagggtgagggctgggcaggcacccagcaccccaccaCCCGCTGGTGACACACACTTACCCAGTACCTCCCTGTAGTCGACGCCAGGGCGCAGGCTGGTGGCGGAGGGGTTGCCATGGCTGGGCTGTACCAGCAGCTCCAGGTTCTCGGTCCCTGTGGGCAGCAgcggggtgggtgggtgggggcatggtgggggctggggggtggcagggtgcCTGGTGAGCACAGCACTCACCTCCCCTCTTCCTCCAGCGCCAGcggagcagcacagcagccaggatgcagcagagcaggaaggtgacaccagtgcccagggccaggctggcgGCAAGGTCCAGCGAGGTGTGggggggcagcacccagcccacctCCTTGCAGGCGCTGTTCACGCAGAtctgggggagcaggggctcAGTAGGCGTGGGGTGGGGACACCAGGGGGGGTTGCCCACCCAGGGGGTGCCTACCTCCACAGGAGCTCCTGCCGGGGGCAGGTGCAGCTCACGGGGCAGTCGGCACGTCACCTTGTTCTTCAGCACGTTGGGGTGGCAGTCCCGGCCACCCACCGTCATGGTGATGTTCATGCAGGAGACCACGGCATCCATCCCCCATTGCTGCCCAGACACAGCGCCTTGAGCCTGGAGGTCCCCGCAGCGGGACCCCCGCCCCGGCTCACCCTGCCGCCCCACGTACATCCACCTCGATCTCGTCATCGCCAGGCTTGAGGCGGAGGCGCCCGCCCTCCTGCTTCCAGGGGAAGGGCTCGGGCCGGGGGTAGTAGCGGAGGCGGAAGAGCCGGTGGCCGGTGGCGCTGTCCAGCAGCACGCTCAGGTTCCCCGATGCCACCATCGCCACCTTGCTCTCGAAGGGGAAAGCCGGGCTGCGGCACAGCAGCCGCTCCGGTGCCCGCGAGCCCTCGCACTCCTGCgggcagggggatgctgggCACCGGCGCAGCACGGTGCCTGGCGGGCTGGGGTaggcggggcagggcgggggggtgATGGCCTTCTGCCCTGGTGCTTACTGTGGCTTTGGTCCTCACGCCACTGGCTTCGAAGCGGATCTTGGCACGATACACTGAGTCCAGGTGGGTGCCAACGATGGTGAGTATTGAGCCCCTACAGCAAGCAGGGATCAGGGCCCTGGGGTGCACGTGGTCCCAAGGGTGCACATGGTCCCCAGGGTGCCCAAGGTCCCCAGAACTTCATCCAGCCTAGTCAGGGTGTTGGGAAGGCTGGGGCTGACCCCCAGCCAGGGCAAAGGGAGCCAACGCACTCACTCAtagctgcagctggggatgaCGGCTGAAACGAAGGGGTCGGGGCGGGTACTGGAAGGGCAAGGGGGCTGGGAACTCCTCACCGTCGATCCACAGGGACACCCAGGCTGCACCCAGGCCAACGGCAGCAGGAGCCGTGCACTGAATCGCCCCCTCGCCCTGCCTGGGAACAAAGCGGCTGTGGCTGGAGAGGACAGTGGGACTGGGGGGGgatctcccagcctgtccccatgccAGGGACCCCACTGTGCCTGgtgggggcagggcaggggtaTACCTGGGCTGCTCAATCAGGGGGCACTCGGAGCCATTGACCATCAcctgccagctgctccctgctgagAGGTGGGTGCCACGGAGCCAGAGGTGGGTGCCACCCCCCCTGGGGCCGAACGAGGGGTGCAGGTCACTGACATGGGGCTCCTGGGCAGAGATGGGATCTGTGGGGTGAGTGGGTAAGCAAAGCCCTCCCCCAAACCCTGCCAGAGGGCAGCTGCCTCACATCGGGGTGACCACCAGCGCACAACCATACCACGAAGACAAAGCCGCTGAGGGTGGCGGAGCCCTGGACATGGAAGCTGGAGGGTCCGGCGGGTTCCTCCACGGTGAGCACCACATCAGCTGGGCCCCCCACTGCCATCTGGCCCCCTGGCTCCAGCACACACACCAGCACATTCACGAAGTCCTTGCGGCGGGAGGTGGGCGGGGGTCTGCGGGGCAGTGATGGGGGTCAGCCATGGGCGGCTGGGGAGAGCCCCAGatccctctctgctgctgtccccagcccccacccccactgcaCACCTGTGGTTCCTGCTCTCCGGCAGCACGGTGCAGCCTCGCCGTCCCACAGCCACCCGGTAGCTGCCGGGGGGGCCGTAGTGGGGATTGGGGTTCGAGTGGGAGTGGAAGCTCATGCCACAGAGTGTCACCTGCGTCCGGCCCTGCAGCGGGGCGCTCCGGGGGTGGAACTGTGGGAGAAGCATCCATGTCGCCCCAAGCCCCAAGCACCTGGGGACGGTTGCAGATCTGGAAAGCCCCTTCCCCAGAAGGCATGACACCCATCCCAGGGAGAGCATCTCTGGACAG contains:
- the MST1R gene encoding LOW QUALITY PROTEIN: macrophage-stimulating protein receptor (The sequence of the model RefSeq protein was modified relative to this genomic sequence to represent the inferred CDS: deleted 1 base in 1 codon): MVTCPPYVPTLLSAETIDNPMPAAPHSMGLLCRMCLLLVLTLAPLGTGVWQCPRIPYSSTRNFSVPYVLPSLDAGSPVQNVAVFADSTGPVAIFLAIRNRILLASPELQLLSVLVTGPVGSTECEICHLCPDTTDSPKDMDNILLLLDPLEPWLYSCGTAQHGLCYQHQLEVRDGKVAITATHCLYSATGNSPASCPDCVASPLGTSATVVATSYASFFYLGSTINSSMAAQYSPQSVSIRRLKGTLDGFSNDFQWLTVLPQYQDNYTIHYVYSFADRDHVYFLMVQPERPGSATYHTRLARLSTHEHDLHRYRELVLDCRFESKRRRRRSGEEGATRDVTYNVLQAAHTARPGARLARDLGINNTDTVLFGAFAESHTESRVPQHNSAVCAFPLRLLNQAMEEGMEKCCGTGHQPLLRGLSFFQPVEYCPHNVNLSAPVTDTSCWDQPTLVPATSHKVDLFNGQLASVLLTSIFVTALGDVTVAHLGTVEGRIFQMVLQRSSSYLLTLANFSLGEPGPVWGAMGLQSHSLFFAASTKVWRLNVTGPGCRHFSTCQRCLHAEGFMGCGWCRDGCTRRHECAGPWVQDSCPPVLTDFHPRSAPLQGRTQVTLCGMSFHSHSNPNPHYGPPGSYRVAVGRRGCTVLPESRNHRPPPTSRRKDFVNVLVCVLEPGGQMAVGGPADVVLTVEEPAGPSSFHVQGSATLSGFVFVEPHVSDLHPSFGPRGGGTHLWLRGTHLSAGSSWQVMVNGSECPLIEQPRQGEGAIQCTAPAAVGLGAAWVSLWIDGEEFPAPLPFQYRPDPFVSAVIPSCSYEGSILTIVGTHLDSVYRAKIRFEASGVRTKATECEGSRAPERLLCRSPAFPFESKVAMVASGNLSVLLDSATGHRLFRLRYYPRPEPFPWKQEGGRLRLKPGDDEIEVDQWGMDAVVSCMNITMTVGGRDCHPNVLKNKVTCRLPRELHLPPAGAPVEICVNSACKEVGWVLPPHTSLDLAASLALGTGVTFLLCCILAAVLLRWRWRKRGGTENLELLVQPSHGNPSATSLRPGVDYREVLVLPTAASPGPAGPRARFASAGAGAGMAGGGSPMPLLRATSCCLEDLQPELLEEVKDILIPEERLITHRHRVIGKGHFGSVYHGTYMDPLLGDLHCAIKSLHRITDVEEVEEFLREGILMKSFHHPQVLSLLGVCLPRHGLPLVVLPYMRHGDLRHFIRTQEQSPTLKDLIGFGLQVALGMEYLAQKKFVHRDLAARNCMLDETLTVKVADFGLARDVFGKEYYSVRQHRHAKLPVKWMALESLQTQKFTTKSDVWSFGVLMWELLTRGASPYPGVDPYDMARYLLRGRRLPQPCHCPDTLYGVMLSCWAPAPEERPSFTGLVGELEHVLATLEGEHYVNLAVTYVNLECGPPFPPAPPGQLPSGKDEDENNEEEEEEEEEEEEEEEDTAMC